A window from Corythoichthys intestinalis isolate RoL2023-P3 chromosome 10, ASM3026506v1, whole genome shotgun sequence encodes these proteins:
- the LOC130922642 gene encoding echinoderm microtubule-associated protein-like 4 isoform X1, protein MEAFGGSLDDSVSGASASDVHDRLCALELRVQQQEDEVTVMKAALADVLRRLAASEDSSKAVKGTLALKPTKTCRRVTPSRPPGAASSNTCVTNGGTARKRDSRKETLSSAAKSGASDLKKEASAEESRQREEAPPPQSPQRSRHGDASKNQPTPKRAPRRSHSGAWDTGEDGRSVLAKAASTSRLLTKVVKNADRPKDVAVSQAAKMSTREKNSQAEGNHIKMFMRGRPITMFLPSDVENYDEVRTELPSEKLKLEWVYGYRGRDCRANVYLLPTGEMVYFIASVVVLFNYDERTQRHYLGHTDCVKCLAVHPDKIRIATGQIAGVDKDGRAVQPHVRVWDSVSLSTLQVLGLGTFERGVGSLAFSRADSGQHLSVIDDCNDHMLTVWDWQKKSKMAEIKTTTDVVLVVDFHPTEPNTIITCGKSHIFFWAWSANSLARKQGIFGKYEKPKFIQCVAFLSNGDILTGDSGGVLLVWTRNAATETSGKGPRAFQISRQVKGHEGSVFCLCQMRNGAVLSGGGKDRKVILWDAHVRAERDIEVPDQYGSIRAVAEGKGDQFLVGTSRNFILRGTFHDGFTVEVQGHTDELWGLASHPSKHLFLTCAQDRMVCLWNSTHHKLQWSRSVEEHGHCADFHPGGGVVAIGTHSGKWFVLDAETADLVAIHTDGNEQLSVMRFSADGALLAVGSHDNFIYVYNVTERGRKYSRYGKCSGHSSYITHLDWSPDNKFIMSNSGDYEILYWDVPNGCKYIRNRSECKDIDWATYTCVLGYHVFGVWPEGSDGTDINALVRSHNRKVLALADDFCKVHLFSYPCSTFKAPSHKYSAHSSHVTNVSFLFDDAHLISTGGKDTSILQWRLVDKNNPSEPVRSAPPAEPSAQPFSESAPTSAPSEVDGAEEDGAEVDGTEVGASEVEGAEVVGASEVEGAEVGDAPPPLADVGALAV, encoded by the exons ACGACAGTGTGTCGGGCGCGAGCGCGTCGGACGTCCACGACCGTCTGTGCGCGCTGGAGCTTCGCGTGCAGCAGCAAGAAGACGAAGTGACGGTGATGAAGGCGGCGCTGGCCGACGTTCTTCGCCGATTGGCCGCTTCCGAAGACTCCTCCAAAGCCGTCAAAGGTACGCTCGCGCTTAAACCGACGAAAACGTGCCGTCGTGTAACCCCTTCTCGTCCTCCAGGCGCGGCCTCGTCCAACACGTGCGTGACTAACGGAGGGACGGCGCGAAAGAGAGACTCCAGGAAGGAAACGCTCTCATCCGCCGCTAAGAG CGGAGCGTCCGATTTGAAAAAGGAGGCGTCGGCGGAGGAGAGCCGTCAGCGGGAGGAAGCTCCTCCCCCTCAAAGCCCGCAGAGGAGCAGGCACGGGGACGCCAGTAAAAACCAGCCGACCCCAAAAAG GGCTCCCAGGCGTTCCCATAGCGGCGCGTGGGACACGGGCGAGGACGGGCGAAGCGTCCTGGCGAAAGCAGCGTCCACCTCCAGGCTGCTCACCAAAGTGGTCAAGAATGCTGACAG GCCCAAAGATGTGGCGGTCAGTCAAG CAGCCAAAATGTCCACCAGGGAGAAAAACAGCCAAGCGG AGGGAAACCACATCAAGATGTTCATGCGCGGACGCCCCATCACCATGTTCTTGCCGTCCGACGTGGAAAACTACGACGAGGTCCGCACCGAACTTCCCTCGGAGAAGCTGAAACTGGAATGGGT CTACGGCTACCGAGGGCGAGATTGCCGAGCCAACGTGTATTTGCTGCCCACCGGCGAGATGGTTTACTTCATCGCGTCGGTGGTGGTCCTCTTCAACTACGACGAACGCACACAGCGTCACTACCTGGGCCACACCGACTGCGTCAAATG TCTCGCCGTCCACCCTGACAAGATTCGCATCGCCACGGGACAAATTGCCGGAGTGGACAAAGACGGAAGG GCCGTGCAGCCGCACGTTCGCGTTTGGGACAGCGTCAGCCTGTCCACGCTGCAAGTGCTAGGTTTGGGAACCTTCGAGAGAGGCGTGGGCTCCTTGGCCTTCTCCCGAGCC GACTCGGGTCAGCACCTGAGCGTGATTGACGACTGCAACGACCACATGTTGACCGTTTGGGACTGGCAGAAGAAGTCCAAGATGGCTGAGATCAAG ACCACCACCGACGTGGTCTTGGTGGTGGACTTCCACCCCACGGAGCCAAACACCATCATCACCTGTGGAAAGTCGCACATCTTCTTCTGGGCTTGGAGCGCCAACTCCTTGGCTCGGAAGCAGGGCATCTTCGGG AAATATGAGAAGCCCAAGTTTATCCAGTGCGTGGCCTTCCTGAGCAACGGCGACATTCTGACCGGGGACTCGGGCGGTGTCCTCCTGGTCTGGACCAGAAACGCCGCCACCGAGACTTCTGGGAAAGGTCCGCGAG CCTTCCAGATCAGTCGGCAGGTGAAAGGTCACGAGGGCAGCGTCTTCTGCTTGTGCCAGATGAGGAACGGCGCCGTGCTGAGCGGAGGAGGAAAAGACCGCAAAGTCATCCTTTGGGACGCCCACGTCCGAGCCGAGCGCGACATCGAG GTACCGGATCAGTACGGCAGCATCCGGGCGGTGGCCGAAGGGAAAGGAGACCAGTTCTTGGTGGGCACCTCGCGAAACTTCATACTCCGAGGAACCTTCCACGATGGCTTCACGGTGGAAGTGCAG GGCCACACGGACGAGCTGTGGGGCTTGGCGTCGCACCCGTCCAAGCATTTGTTCCTGACGTGCGCTCAGGACCGGATGGTGTGTCTGTGGAATTCCACCCATCACAAGCTGCAGTGGAGTCGCAGCGTGGAG GAACACGGCCACTGCGCCGACTTTCATCCCGGCGGAGGCGTGGTCGCCATAGGAACGCACTCGGGAAA GTGGTTCGTGCTGGACGCCGAGACCGCCGATCTGGTGGCCATCCACACAGACGGCAACGAGCAGCTGTCCGTCATGCGCTTCTCGGCAG ACGGCGCCCTGCTGGCGGTGGGGTCTCATGACAACTTCATCTACGTGTACAATGTAACCGAGCGCGGGCGCAAGTACAGCCGCTACGGGAAATGCTCT GGCCACTCCAGCTACATCACGCACTTGGACTGGTCGCCTGACAACAAGTTCATCATGTCCAACTCGGGAGACTACGAAATTCTCTACT GGGACGTTCCCAACGGCTGCAAGTACATCCGAAACCGTTCGGAGTGCAAAGACATCGACTGGGCCACGTACACGTGCGTTCTAGGCTACCACGTCTTTG GTGTGTGGCCGGAGGGCTCGGACGGGACCGACATCAACGCCCTGGTGCGCTCGCACAATCGCAAAGTTCTGGCTTTGGCCGACGACTTCTGCAAAGTTCACCTCTTCTCTTACCCTTGCTCCACGTTCAAG GCTCCCAGTCACAAGTACAGCGCTCACAGCAGTCACGTGACCAACGTCAGCTTCCTGTTCGATGACGCTCACCTGATATCCACGGGCGGCAAGGACACCAGCATCCTGCAGTGGCGACTGGTCGACAAGAACAACCCGAGCGAGCCCGTCCGCTCGGCGCCCCCCGCCGAACCCTCCGCCCAGCCTTTTTCTGAATCGGCGCCGACCTCCGCACCGTCGGAGGTTGACGGTGCGGAAGAAGACGGCGCAGAGGTCGACGGTACCGAAGTCGGCGCCTCAGAGGTTGAGGGTGCGGAGGTCGTCGGTGCCTCAGAGGTTGAGGGTGCGGAGGTCGGCGACGCTCCGCCGCCTCTGGCGGACGTCGGCGCTCTCGCTGTCTGA
- the LOC130922642 gene encoding echinoderm microtubule-associated protein-like 4 isoform X3: MSTREKNSQAEGNHIKMFMRGRPITMFLPSDVENYDEVRTELPSEKLKLEWVYGYRGRDCRANVYLLPTGEMVYFIASVVVLFNYDERTQRHYLGHTDCVKCLAVHPDKIRIATGQIAGVDKDGRAVQPHVRVWDSVSLSTLQVLGLGTFERGVGSLAFSRADSGQHLSVIDDCNDHMLTVWDWQKKSKMAEIKTTTDVVLVVDFHPTEPNTIITCGKSHIFFWAWSANSLARKQGIFGKYEKPKFIQCVAFLSNGDILTGDSGGVLLVWTRNAATETSGKGPRAFQISRQVKGHEGSVFCLCQMRNGAVLSGGGKDRKVILWDAHVRAERDIEVPDQYGSIRAVAEGKGDQFLVGTSRNFILRGTFHDGFTVEVQGHTDELWGLASHPSKHLFLTCAQDRMVCLWNSTHHKLQWSRSVEEHGHCADFHPGGGVVAIGTHSGKWFVLDAETADLVAIHTDGNEQLSVMRFSADGALLAVGSHDNFIYVYNVTERGRKYSRYGKCSGHSSYITHLDWSPDNKFIMSNSGDYEILYWDVPNGCKYIRNRSECKDIDWATYTCVLGYHVFGVWPEGSDGTDINALVRSHNRKVLALADDFCKVHLFSYPCSTFKAPSHKYSAHSSHVTNVSFLFDDAHLISTGGKDTSILQWRLVDKNNPSEPVRSAPPAEPSAQPFSESAPTSAPSEVDGAEEDGAEVDGTEVGASEVEGAEVVGASEVEGAEVGDAPPPLADVGALAV, translated from the exons ATGTCCACCAGGGAGAAAAACAGCCAAGCGG AGGGAAACCACATCAAGATGTTCATGCGCGGACGCCCCATCACCATGTTCTTGCCGTCCGACGTGGAAAACTACGACGAGGTCCGCACCGAACTTCCCTCGGAGAAGCTGAAACTGGAATGGGT CTACGGCTACCGAGGGCGAGATTGCCGAGCCAACGTGTATTTGCTGCCCACCGGCGAGATGGTTTACTTCATCGCGTCGGTGGTGGTCCTCTTCAACTACGACGAACGCACACAGCGTCACTACCTGGGCCACACCGACTGCGTCAAATG TCTCGCCGTCCACCCTGACAAGATTCGCATCGCCACGGGACAAATTGCCGGAGTGGACAAAGACGGAAGG GCCGTGCAGCCGCACGTTCGCGTTTGGGACAGCGTCAGCCTGTCCACGCTGCAAGTGCTAGGTTTGGGAACCTTCGAGAGAGGCGTGGGCTCCTTGGCCTTCTCCCGAGCC GACTCGGGTCAGCACCTGAGCGTGATTGACGACTGCAACGACCACATGTTGACCGTTTGGGACTGGCAGAAGAAGTCCAAGATGGCTGAGATCAAG ACCACCACCGACGTGGTCTTGGTGGTGGACTTCCACCCCACGGAGCCAAACACCATCATCACCTGTGGAAAGTCGCACATCTTCTTCTGGGCTTGGAGCGCCAACTCCTTGGCTCGGAAGCAGGGCATCTTCGGG AAATATGAGAAGCCCAAGTTTATCCAGTGCGTGGCCTTCCTGAGCAACGGCGACATTCTGACCGGGGACTCGGGCGGTGTCCTCCTGGTCTGGACCAGAAACGCCGCCACCGAGACTTCTGGGAAAGGTCCGCGAG CCTTCCAGATCAGTCGGCAGGTGAAAGGTCACGAGGGCAGCGTCTTCTGCTTGTGCCAGATGAGGAACGGCGCCGTGCTGAGCGGAGGAGGAAAAGACCGCAAAGTCATCCTTTGGGACGCCCACGTCCGAGCCGAGCGCGACATCGAG GTACCGGATCAGTACGGCAGCATCCGGGCGGTGGCCGAAGGGAAAGGAGACCAGTTCTTGGTGGGCACCTCGCGAAACTTCATACTCCGAGGAACCTTCCACGATGGCTTCACGGTGGAAGTGCAG GGCCACACGGACGAGCTGTGGGGCTTGGCGTCGCACCCGTCCAAGCATTTGTTCCTGACGTGCGCTCAGGACCGGATGGTGTGTCTGTGGAATTCCACCCATCACAAGCTGCAGTGGAGTCGCAGCGTGGAG GAACACGGCCACTGCGCCGACTTTCATCCCGGCGGAGGCGTGGTCGCCATAGGAACGCACTCGGGAAA GTGGTTCGTGCTGGACGCCGAGACCGCCGATCTGGTGGCCATCCACACAGACGGCAACGAGCAGCTGTCCGTCATGCGCTTCTCGGCAG ACGGCGCCCTGCTGGCGGTGGGGTCTCATGACAACTTCATCTACGTGTACAATGTAACCGAGCGCGGGCGCAAGTACAGCCGCTACGGGAAATGCTCT GGCCACTCCAGCTACATCACGCACTTGGACTGGTCGCCTGACAACAAGTTCATCATGTCCAACTCGGGAGACTACGAAATTCTCTACT GGGACGTTCCCAACGGCTGCAAGTACATCCGAAACCGTTCGGAGTGCAAAGACATCGACTGGGCCACGTACACGTGCGTTCTAGGCTACCACGTCTTTG GTGTGTGGCCGGAGGGCTCGGACGGGACCGACATCAACGCCCTGGTGCGCTCGCACAATCGCAAAGTTCTGGCTTTGGCCGACGACTTCTGCAAAGTTCACCTCTTCTCTTACCCTTGCTCCACGTTCAAG GCTCCCAGTCACAAGTACAGCGCTCACAGCAGTCACGTGACCAACGTCAGCTTCCTGTTCGATGACGCTCACCTGATATCCACGGGCGGCAAGGACACCAGCATCCTGCAGTGGCGACTGGTCGACAAGAACAACCCGAGCGAGCCCGTCCGCTCGGCGCCCCCCGCCGAACCCTCCGCCCAGCCTTTTTCTGAATCGGCGCCGACCTCCGCACCGTCGGAGGTTGACGGTGCGGAAGAAGACGGCGCAGAGGTCGACGGTACCGAAGTCGGCGCCTCAGAGGTTGAGGGTGCGGAGGTCGTCGGTGCCTCAGAGGTTGAGGGTGCGGAGGTCGGCGACGCTCCGCCGCCTCTGGCGGACGTCGGCGCTCTCGCTGTCTGA
- the LOC130922642 gene encoding echinoderm microtubule-associated protein-like 4 isoform X2: MEAFGGSLDDSVSGASASDVHDRLCALELRVQQQEDEVTVMKAALADVLRRLAASEDSSKAVKGTLALKPTKTCRRVTPSRPPGAASSNTCVTNGGTARKRDSRKETLSSAAKSGASDLKKEASAEESRQREEAPPPQSPQRSRHGDASKNQPTPKRAPRRSHSGAWDTGEDGRSVLAKAASTSRLLTKVVKNADRPKDVAVSQAKMSTREKNSQAEGNHIKMFMRGRPITMFLPSDVENYDEVRTELPSEKLKLEWVYGYRGRDCRANVYLLPTGEMVYFIASVVVLFNYDERTQRHYLGHTDCVKCLAVHPDKIRIATGQIAGVDKDGRAVQPHVRVWDSVSLSTLQVLGLGTFERGVGSLAFSRADSGQHLSVIDDCNDHMLTVWDWQKKSKMAEIKTTTDVVLVVDFHPTEPNTIITCGKSHIFFWAWSANSLARKQGIFGKYEKPKFIQCVAFLSNGDILTGDSGGVLLVWTRNAATETSGKGPRAFQISRQVKGHEGSVFCLCQMRNGAVLSGGGKDRKVILWDAHVRAERDIEVPDQYGSIRAVAEGKGDQFLVGTSRNFILRGTFHDGFTVEVQGHTDELWGLASHPSKHLFLTCAQDRMVCLWNSTHHKLQWSRSVEEHGHCADFHPGGGVVAIGTHSGKWFVLDAETADLVAIHTDGNEQLSVMRFSADGALLAVGSHDNFIYVYNVTERGRKYSRYGKCSGHSSYITHLDWSPDNKFIMSNSGDYEILYWDVPNGCKYIRNRSECKDIDWATYTCVLGYHVFGVWPEGSDGTDINALVRSHNRKVLALADDFCKVHLFSYPCSTFKAPSHKYSAHSSHVTNVSFLFDDAHLISTGGKDTSILQWRLVDKNNPSEPVRSAPPAEPSAQPFSESAPTSAPSEVDGAEEDGAEVDGTEVGASEVEGAEVVGASEVEGAEVGDAPPPLADVGALAV; the protein is encoded by the exons ACGACAGTGTGTCGGGCGCGAGCGCGTCGGACGTCCACGACCGTCTGTGCGCGCTGGAGCTTCGCGTGCAGCAGCAAGAAGACGAAGTGACGGTGATGAAGGCGGCGCTGGCCGACGTTCTTCGCCGATTGGCCGCTTCCGAAGACTCCTCCAAAGCCGTCAAAGGTACGCTCGCGCTTAAACCGACGAAAACGTGCCGTCGTGTAACCCCTTCTCGTCCTCCAGGCGCGGCCTCGTCCAACACGTGCGTGACTAACGGAGGGACGGCGCGAAAGAGAGACTCCAGGAAGGAAACGCTCTCATCCGCCGCTAAGAG CGGAGCGTCCGATTTGAAAAAGGAGGCGTCGGCGGAGGAGAGCCGTCAGCGGGAGGAAGCTCCTCCCCCTCAAAGCCCGCAGAGGAGCAGGCACGGGGACGCCAGTAAAAACCAGCCGACCCCAAAAAG GGCTCCCAGGCGTTCCCATAGCGGCGCGTGGGACACGGGCGAGGACGGGCGAAGCGTCCTGGCGAAAGCAGCGTCCACCTCCAGGCTGCTCACCAAAGTGGTCAAGAATGCTGACAG GCCCAAAGATGTGGCGGTCAGTCAAG CCAAAATGTCCACCAGGGAGAAAAACAGCCAAGCGG AGGGAAACCACATCAAGATGTTCATGCGCGGACGCCCCATCACCATGTTCTTGCCGTCCGACGTGGAAAACTACGACGAGGTCCGCACCGAACTTCCCTCGGAGAAGCTGAAACTGGAATGGGT CTACGGCTACCGAGGGCGAGATTGCCGAGCCAACGTGTATTTGCTGCCCACCGGCGAGATGGTTTACTTCATCGCGTCGGTGGTGGTCCTCTTCAACTACGACGAACGCACACAGCGTCACTACCTGGGCCACACCGACTGCGTCAAATG TCTCGCCGTCCACCCTGACAAGATTCGCATCGCCACGGGACAAATTGCCGGAGTGGACAAAGACGGAAGG GCCGTGCAGCCGCACGTTCGCGTTTGGGACAGCGTCAGCCTGTCCACGCTGCAAGTGCTAGGTTTGGGAACCTTCGAGAGAGGCGTGGGCTCCTTGGCCTTCTCCCGAGCC GACTCGGGTCAGCACCTGAGCGTGATTGACGACTGCAACGACCACATGTTGACCGTTTGGGACTGGCAGAAGAAGTCCAAGATGGCTGAGATCAAG ACCACCACCGACGTGGTCTTGGTGGTGGACTTCCACCCCACGGAGCCAAACACCATCATCACCTGTGGAAAGTCGCACATCTTCTTCTGGGCTTGGAGCGCCAACTCCTTGGCTCGGAAGCAGGGCATCTTCGGG AAATATGAGAAGCCCAAGTTTATCCAGTGCGTGGCCTTCCTGAGCAACGGCGACATTCTGACCGGGGACTCGGGCGGTGTCCTCCTGGTCTGGACCAGAAACGCCGCCACCGAGACTTCTGGGAAAGGTCCGCGAG CCTTCCAGATCAGTCGGCAGGTGAAAGGTCACGAGGGCAGCGTCTTCTGCTTGTGCCAGATGAGGAACGGCGCCGTGCTGAGCGGAGGAGGAAAAGACCGCAAAGTCATCCTTTGGGACGCCCACGTCCGAGCCGAGCGCGACATCGAG GTACCGGATCAGTACGGCAGCATCCGGGCGGTGGCCGAAGGGAAAGGAGACCAGTTCTTGGTGGGCACCTCGCGAAACTTCATACTCCGAGGAACCTTCCACGATGGCTTCACGGTGGAAGTGCAG GGCCACACGGACGAGCTGTGGGGCTTGGCGTCGCACCCGTCCAAGCATTTGTTCCTGACGTGCGCTCAGGACCGGATGGTGTGTCTGTGGAATTCCACCCATCACAAGCTGCAGTGGAGTCGCAGCGTGGAG GAACACGGCCACTGCGCCGACTTTCATCCCGGCGGAGGCGTGGTCGCCATAGGAACGCACTCGGGAAA GTGGTTCGTGCTGGACGCCGAGACCGCCGATCTGGTGGCCATCCACACAGACGGCAACGAGCAGCTGTCCGTCATGCGCTTCTCGGCAG ACGGCGCCCTGCTGGCGGTGGGGTCTCATGACAACTTCATCTACGTGTACAATGTAACCGAGCGCGGGCGCAAGTACAGCCGCTACGGGAAATGCTCT GGCCACTCCAGCTACATCACGCACTTGGACTGGTCGCCTGACAACAAGTTCATCATGTCCAACTCGGGAGACTACGAAATTCTCTACT GGGACGTTCCCAACGGCTGCAAGTACATCCGAAACCGTTCGGAGTGCAAAGACATCGACTGGGCCACGTACACGTGCGTTCTAGGCTACCACGTCTTTG GTGTGTGGCCGGAGGGCTCGGACGGGACCGACATCAACGCCCTGGTGCGCTCGCACAATCGCAAAGTTCTGGCTTTGGCCGACGACTTCTGCAAAGTTCACCTCTTCTCTTACCCTTGCTCCACGTTCAAG GCTCCCAGTCACAAGTACAGCGCTCACAGCAGTCACGTGACCAACGTCAGCTTCCTGTTCGATGACGCTCACCTGATATCCACGGGCGGCAAGGACACCAGCATCCTGCAGTGGCGACTGGTCGACAAGAACAACCCGAGCGAGCCCGTCCGCTCGGCGCCCCCCGCCGAACCCTCCGCCCAGCCTTTTTCTGAATCGGCGCCGACCTCCGCACCGTCGGAGGTTGACGGTGCGGAAGAAGACGGCGCAGAGGTCGACGGTACCGAAGTCGGCGCCTCAGAGGTTGAGGGTGCGGAGGTCGTCGGTGCCTCAGAGGTTGAGGGTGCGGAGGTCGGCGACGCTCCGCCGCCTCTGGCGGACGTCGGCGCTCTCGCTGTCTGA